A genomic stretch from Chelmon rostratus isolate fCheRos1 chromosome 14, fCheRos1.pri, whole genome shotgun sequence includes:
- the mettl27 gene encoding methyltransferase-like protein 27: MSTATNTFENVKATILLAHKSSTSREKSNFYNSWANNYDQDVAVLDYRAPSLAANSISSHFSGNREAAVVLDVACGTGLVAKQMRRHGFGHFVGIDGSDAMLELARKSGLYQDLKLSMLGDEPLPVQWGLFDVVVIVGALSLGQVPVDVVRELCKSTKPGGYVCMTTRSNLTNKEYKAALERELKQMEEEGLWACVEVTEVEDWERAVSEQEDGYISGAVYMYKKL; the protein is encoded by the exons ATGTCCACTGCCACtaacacatttgaaaatgtgaaagcaaCTATCTTATTGGCTCATAAGAGCTCCACATCAAGAGAAAAGTCCAACTTCTACAACTCCTGGGCAAATAACTACGATCAG GATGTGGCTGTTCTGGACTACCGTGCACCGAGTCTGGCGGCAAACAGCATCTCCTCCCATTTCAGCGGCAATCGCGAAGCAGCTGTCGTGTTGGATGTGGCCTGTGGTACCGGACTGGTTGCCAAACAG ATGAGGAGACATGGATTTGGACATTTTGTGGGTATTGATGGAAGCGATGCTATGCTGGAGTTGGCCAGAAAGAGCGGGTTGTACCAGGACCTGAAGCTGTCCATGCTGGGAGACGAGCCTCTGCCTGTCCAGTGGG gtTTGTTTGATGTGGTTGTGATTGTTGGAGCGCTGAGTCTTGGTCAGGTCCCAGTCGATGTGGTCAGAGAGTTGTGCAAGTCCACCAAACCTG GTGGCTACGTTTGCATGACAACCAGAAGTAACCTTACCAACAAGGAGTACAAAGCCGCCTTGGAGCGTGAGCTGaagcagatggaggaagaggggcTGTGGGCTTGTGTAGAGGTCACTGAGGTGGAAGACTGGGAGAGAGCGGTGTCAGAGCAGGAGGACGGCTACATATCTGGTGCCGTGTACATGTATAAGAAGCTATAA